The nucleotide sequence GGATCATCCGCCGGGGCGCGAAGATGGTCAATGCCGTTTCCAACAGTGTCGTGCCCAAAATCACCGTCATCACCGGCGGTTCTTTTGGTGCGGGCAACTACGCGATGAACGGCAAGGCGTACGGCCCCCGCTTCATCTTCGCCTGGCCCAGCGCCAAGTATGCCGTGATGAGCGGGAACGCCGCCGCCAAGACCCTGCTCGATATCCAGCTTGCCGCCCTGAAGCGCAGCGGGCACGAACCCGACGACGAGGAACTCGCTCGCCTCTTTGCAGAAATCAAGGCCAAGTACGACGCCGAACTCGACCCCCGCTACGCCGCCGCTCGCCTGTGGGTGGACGAGATCATCCCGCCGCAGGAGACCCGTGACCACCTGATTCGTGCCCTTGAAGCCTGCGCCCAAAATCCGCAGCAAGACGAGCTGCGGGTGGGCGTCTTCCAGGTGTAACGCCGCTCTCGACACCCTGTATTCCGGAGGCATCCCATGACCAGCATCCTCGACCGTCCCGTGAATCCTAACCTCACTCCTTTGAACGACGATCAGCGCACCATCCTCAGCACCCTGAGGAGCTTTCTGAAACAGCGGGTGGAGCCTGGAGCGGCCCAGCGCGATCAGACCGGCGAGTTTCCCTTCGAGATCGTCCGTGAACTGGGCGAAATGGGCATCATGGGCGCGCAAACACCCGAACAGTACGGCGGGGCGGGCCTGGACACCGCCACCTTTGCCATGATCATCGAGGAGATCGCGGCGGTAGACGGCTCCTTGTGCCTGACGGTCGCCTCACACAACAGCCTGTGCCAGGGGCATCTTCTGATCGCAGGCAGCGAGGCACAGAAACAGAAGTTCCTGCCCGACCTCGCCTCGGCCAAGAAGCTGGGCGCCTGGGGCCTCACTGAGCCCGGCAGCGGCTCCGACAGCGGCGGTATGCAGTCACGCGCCACCGAGCAGCCCGACGGCTCGTGGATTCTGAACGGCTCCAAGAATTTCATCACCCAGGGCAGCGTGGGCGGGACGTACGTGGTGCTTGCTCGCACCGATCCGCCGCGCCCGGGCAAGGGCAAGAACGACGGCATCTCGGCCTTTGTCTTTAACCGCGACGAGGTGCAGGGCTTTTCCATCGGGCGCAAGGAAGACAAGCTGGGCCTGCGCTCCTCAGACACCGCGCAGCTCATCTTCGAGGACATCCACCTGCCCGCAGAC is from Deinococcus sp. YIM 77859 and encodes:
- a CDS encoding acyl-CoA dehydrogenase family protein, which encodes MTSILDRPVNPNLTPLNDDQRTILSTLRSFLKQRVEPGAAQRDQTGEFPFEIVRELGEMGIMGAQTPEQYGGAGLDTATFAMIIEEIAAVDGSLCLTVASHNSLCQGHLLIAGSEAQKQKFLPDLASAKKLGAWGLTEPGSGSDSGGMQSRATEQPDGSWILNGSKNFITQGSVGGTYVVLARTDPPRPGKGKNDGISAFVFNRDEVQGFSIGRKEDKLGLRSSDTAQLIFEDIHLPADALLGERGNAFKDVMRVLDGGRVGIAAMGLGLGRAAFEYAARYTLERQQFGKPIAQNQDIAFRLADIDTRLEAARLLIRKAADLKDAGENFTVPVARAKLFATTVGVEACDEAIQMLGGYGYIKEYPVERYWRDNRLTRIGEGTDEVQRLVISRDVLRRFAQ